In the Atribacterota bacterium genome, one interval contains:
- a CDS encoding AAA-associated domain-containing protein: MDDETGPYLKAGVSEVIGFLEILDDESGKIDVYRLGKNIDHQLEQLLSVLETARLLGFIEYDAGDVFFTPKGKHFVQSSQEERKKIIATTLLEIPVFKELLSFLTQSEEHTVGMEYLDQLITRDFTTEEVQKIKNAMLHWGRFAELIWVDSDQQEIHLEEKEEEA; the protein is encoded by the coding sequence ATGGACGATGAAACCGGTCCTTACCTTAAAGCAGGGGTAAGCGAAGTCATTGGATTTTTAGAAATTTTAGACGACGAATCGGGAAAAATAGACGTTTACAGGTTAGGCAAGAACATCGATCACCAGTTAGAGCAACTTCTCAGCGTTTTGGAAACCGCCAGATTACTTGGTTTTATCGAGTACGATGCTGGAGATGTCTTCTTCACTCCCAAGGGAAAACATTTTGTCCAGAGTAGCCAGGAAGAACGGAAAAAGATTATCGCTACCACGTTACTCGAAATTCCCGTTTTCAAAGAGTTACTTTCCTTCCTCACCCAAAGCGAAGAACACACCGTGGGCATGGAATACTTGGACCAGCTCATCACCAGAGACTTCACCACGGAAGAAGTCCAAAAAATTAAAAACGCAATGCTCCATTGGGGTCGATTTGCTGAACTGATCTGGGTCGACTCCGACCAACAGGAAATCCATTTAGAAGAAAAAGAGGAAGAAGCCTGA
- a CDS encoding ABC transporter ATP-binding protein, which yields MVLLELKEITKAYIEKGKYFSVIDEIDLVVKEGEFVVIVGPSGSGKSTVVRIAAGLVPPTKGQVLYKEQPLSGPNPNASIVFQNFALIPWLTVQENIELVLEARGIPPRQRIRTALKYIDLVGLDSFEDAYPRELSGGMKQRVGFARALAVEPEILFMDEPFSSLDVLTAADLREEFLKLWTSGKLSIRSVVMVTHNIEEAILMSDRIVVLSTRPSKVVGEIEVSLPRPRDVHSKEFESILDHLYALIVSSHISK from the coding sequence TAAAGAAATCACTAAAGCGTATATCGAGAAAGGGAAATATTTTTCTGTCATCGATGAGATCGACCTTGTGGTGAAAGAAGGGGAATTTGTGGTCATCGTTGGTCCATCTGGTTCAGGAAAATCGACCGTGGTTCGCATTGCCGCCGGTCTCGTCCCCCCAACCAAAGGACAGGTTCTTTATAAAGAGCAACCACTTTCTGGACCCAATCCCAACGCATCGATTGTTTTTCAAAACTTCGCTCTGATTCCCTGGCTCACTGTTCAGGAAAACATCGAACTGGTGCTCGAAGCCCGGGGTATTCCTCCCCGACAACGCATCCGTACTGCTTTAAAATACATCGACCTTGTGGGTCTCGATTCTTTCGAAGACGCATATCCCCGAGAACTCTCTGGAGGTATGAAACAGAGAGTGGGATTTGCCCGTGCCCTGGCGGTAGAACCAGAGATTTTATTCATGGATGAACCGTTTTCCTCCCTTGACGTCCTTACCGCTGCTGACCTTCGCGAGGAATTCCTCAAATTGTGGACCAGTGGTAAGCTCTCCATTCGTTCGGTAGTCATGGTCACTCATAACATCGAAGAAGCCATTCTCATGTCCGACCGTATCGTGGTGCTCAGCACCCGTCCCAGTAAAGTCGTGGGAGAAATCGAAGTTTCCCTACCCCGTCCCCGAGACGTTCACTCCAAAGAGTTCGAATCCATCCTGGATCACCTCTACGCGCTTATCGTGAGTAGCCACATCAGTAAGTGA